The following DNA comes from Veillonellaceae bacterium.
CAGCCATATGTAAAGGTTGTAAAAAACTTAGTAGTCGAATTTTGTTCCTTATAATCTGCTTTAAAACTATCTGGCTTTGTCACTTTTCATCAACTCCTGTAGATTATTATATCCTAAAAATTATACTTAAACAAATAACGGAAAGTTAGTCTTGACCTAAAAGAAACACCCCCAAACCGCTAAACGGTTGGGGGCTTAAATCATTTGTTTTCTGCCTTAGCGCGAGGCTTGGCAAATATCATTCTTCCACCCATTATTATAACAAAAACACCGAAAATCTTTTTCAGTTCCGCAGCAGGGAGACTTTGAACGAAATTAGCACTTAACATGGCGCCTGCAATTGCGCCGAGACTCAATAGTGCAGCCGTTTTGTAGTCTACAAGTTTTTCTTTATGGAGATGCCATAAGCCAGAAGCTGCTGTGGGAATTATCACGAGTAGAGAAACCCCCTGTGCAATATGCTGCGAAACCCCTAAAATAAAAACCATCATTGGCACTAAAACTATTCCGCCGCCAACCCCTAGCAAACCACTTAATATTCCTGCCGCCAAGCCTGCAAGTATTGAAACAGCTATGACCATAACATTCTCACCCCTACTATTACTAATAGAGCGCCAAACATACGCTTTAACTGGGCCGCTGGAATATGCTTCATCCATTTAGCGCCAAGGCCTGCTCCGACAATACTACCTGCGGCAAGCGTTATCGCAAGGACAACATCTATATTTCCATGATAACTATAAACAACACTGCTTACTATCGCAGTAGGAACAATAACCGCTAATGAAGTGGCATGAGCATTATGTTGAGCAAACCCTAATAATGACACTAAAATCGGCACTAAGATTATGCCGCCTCCTACGCCAAGTAACCCGCTCAGAATACCTGCTCCTAAACCGAATCCGACTATCTTTAGCTTTTGCAACATCTTTTAGCTCCCTTCTCAAATACTCTAATCAATAGTAAGACGTTTTACTGCAACATTTACTTCGTTAACTAGTAGTCCTGTCATATATTCGACAACGTCCTTAACCCTTTTCTGCGCAGTAGCTACTACCTCTCGCAGCGAAAAGCCATATTTTATAGTTACGTCAAAAGTGATGGATATTCCTTTCTCTTTCTCTTGAAAGTTCTTGATTTGAATCTGTCCGGTACGAGTAATAGCGGGCTCACTGACAGCGACGTAGTCAACTATTGCCGAAATTACAGCATCTGATATTAATAGTTTACCATAATAACTAAAAGTTGGTCGTACGATTGATTTTTCACCTAGCTTTCGCCGCTTTTTTGATTGAGTTTTCTTAAAAAAAATCTCTAATGGGTCAATTAAATATCCTGAAAAGTGCGGTTTAAGTTCGATTGTAGGGACAGGAATAATATGTTTCCCCTCTTTTAAACGGCTTTCTCTTGCTTTCGCAATTTCAGCAGGCGTTGCAATGTCTTCAATGTTTATTACTTTATGAATAGAAGGTAATCCTAACACAGATACGATTTTCTCCACCATGTTTTTAGAGGTTCCAAGTATAAGCATTCGTTCGGGTTTAACTCTTTCTATAGCCTCACAAACTTCACGAGCATGATCTTCTTCCATAAAGATTGCTCTTTTGACTGCCCGTATCTTACTTGGTTCTTTTTTAGCAGAATGGCCGGCTACAATCTTGCTATCTTTTATTAAAAGACCATCATCAACAATAGTATCAATATTATATTCGTGAGCAACTATAAGCGCACGATGACTCTTTCCGGTTCCGCTTGGTCCAACTAGTGCAATAACTTCCATAGTAGCCTCCCTAATTTACCCTATTACATAAAAAATAAACACCTTTTCAGGTGTTGTCAAGTGGACCTAGAAAAGTTCTCTAACTTTTGCTCAAGTTCAGTGATACGCAAATTTCTATACATAATTATCCGGGCATAGCGACAATTACTCTTTTTTAATCGTTCATTTTTCGTCTCTAGAATTAGCAGTTGCTCACGTCTTTCATTTTCAAGTGATTCAATTAGGTTCATCAATACACGCCGACTGATTCGTAAAGCTTCAACTTTATCCTCCAATTCACGTATGCGCTTTCTAAGTTCTTCAATCAGGCAGATGTCTCCTTCCATAACCCCTCCCCCTGAATAGTACTCGGCAAATTGCTAGTGGTGCTGGCTACATGATTATATTCTAAGGAGGTTATTTTAATGCCTGACTATGTCTTTGTAAACTCAGCGCCAATGCGTTGGGAACAGTAAATTCACCCAACTTTTCTGGGTATCTCGATGGTATACCATGAAAGTCTGAACCACCAGTCACTATTAGTTTATATCTTTTAGCAAGCTGTAAATATTTATTTCTTTGTTCCTGATTATGTTTAGGATGGTAAACTTCGAGACCGCAAACACCATATTCGATCATTCTCAAGACTATACTCTCATCACCGATTAACCCAGGATGAGCTAGGACTGCAATTCCGCCTGCCCCGTTAATTAGCTTAATTGCTTGTTGTGGCTTAAGCTTATAGTGTGGCACATATCCAGGTCCGTTTTTACAAAGCAGTTTCTCAAATGCGTCACCTACGGTCTGAAAGTATCCCTTTTCCACTAAGATTCTCGCAATATATGGACGTCCAATTGAAGCGGTCGCTTTTGTGCTTTTTAGAACTTCTTCTTTAGTAATATTGTAACCTAAATCATTCAGCTTAGTAACAATCTTTTCTATTCGCTGGCGGCGATCATTTGTAATACTAATAAGCTGCTTCTGTAATTGAGCATCAAATGGGTCAATATAGTAACCCAATAAATGCACTTCATGGTCGGGCATATCAATACTAAATTCAATCCCTGGTATGACAACTGGACTATGATTTAAGCAGAAATCCTTTAGACTAATAAGCCCATCAATTGTATCATGGTCGGTAATAGCTATGAACGATAACCCGCACTCAGCAGCCTTAATTAAAACTTCTTCCGGCGAAAGGCGACCGTCTGAAGCAGTAGTATGGATATGAAGATCAGCAGGCATTAGTAGATAGATTTTGTGCTATTTGGACTAAAGTTCGCACTCCGACCCCAGTAGCGCCCTTCACGTTATAGCCACTAACTTTGTCAATATCGCTTGTACCTGCAATGTCTATGTGGACCCATGGAAGATCGCCCACAAATTGTTTAATAAATACGCCTGCCGTAATTGTTCCTGCCATCCGCCCTCCGGAGTTTTTCAAGTCGGCTATATCACTTTTTATTTGGTTTAAATAGTCGTCATAGCTGGGTAACAGCCACATCTTTTCCCCCGTTTGTTTAGAAGCTCTTAGAATTTCTTTCGACCAGCCATCATTATTGCTAATTAGGCCTGATGTTATATTACCTAAAGCGACTACACACGCTCCTGTTAGAGTCGCTAAATCGATAATTCTTGTAGCACCTAGCTTACGGGCGTAGGTAACAGCGTCCGCTAAGAGCAGCCGTCCTTCGGCATCGGTACTAATAATTTCAATAGTTTTTCCACTCATAGAACAAATCACATCACCAGGTTTAAAAGCATGACCGGATGGCATATTCTCAGTGCAGGGGATAATTGCCAGAATATTGACCTTAGGTTTCAAATGACCTATGGCCTGCATTGCAGCTAGAACAGCTGCTCCTCCGGCCATATCACCTTTCATATCGCCCATCTTTTCACTAGGCTTAAGTGAAATGCCTCCGCTGTCAAATGTAATCCCCTTTCCAACAAATGCTATCAGATCATTGCTCTGCTGATTACCAATGTATTTTAAAGTAATCATTTTTGGCGGTGTAGTGCTTCCTTGCGCAACTGCAAGCATTGCATACATCTTATGTTTTTCCATATCGCCTTTATCTAAAACGTTAATTTCGAATCCAAATTGGCTAGCAATATCCTGAGCGATAGACGCCATTTGGCTAGGATTCATGTAGCAGGATGGATGATTAGTTAAATCCCTAGCAAAATTTACGCTGTCAGCAATAACTTTTGCATTATTGAGCGTAAGCAGCCACTCTTGATCACTTGGAAGATCTGGACCTACAAGAATTATTTTTTCAATAATATTGCTCTTGGCATCAGTTTTGTAATTGTTAAATTCATAGCTTCCTAAAATTGCTCCCTGAATAATTGATATTGCAGCATCACTTAAGTTGTGATGATTTCTATAAATAGCAGTAGCCACCGTTCTAGACTTCAGTTTTTTGGCAACGCGGATTGCGATCGCAGAAAGTTCACGAATTTTATCCAATGTCAGTTTATCCTTTTTGCCTAATCCGATTATTACTATGCGTTTAGAGCCATAATCAGCAGTGTTGTGGATAATAGTTGTTTCAGCTAATTGACAACATTCTGGCTGGTCTCGGACCATTAAACTAAGTAGAGTTGCTAATGGATTCCCATAAGCTCTAGCCATCTCCACACTATTTAGGGTTTCGTCAAGCAAACCTATTATTAGTGTGTCGCAGAAGACTTCTCCTGGTAAAACATTAGCACATGCAATCTGCAAACTCCTCACCATCCTCTATAACTTCCATATCGTTAATATTAGTATTCCATAAATCAGCGTTACAAAAACAAGTAAACCTGTTCATAAGAACAGGTTTTTTGATCGTTTACAAAAAAATCGCCTAGCCAGGCTATAACTTAGCGCGGCTCAATAATTAGTTTCATAGCGGTGCGTTCTTCACCGTCAATTAAAATGTCAGTAAAGGCAGGGATGCATATAAGATCTACGCCGTGTGGAGCAACAAACCCTCTTGCGATTGCTACTGCCTTAACCGCTTGGTTAAGTGCTCCAGCGCCGATGGCTTGCATTTCAGCTCCACCGCGTTCTCTTAGCACTCCAGCCAAAGCGCCTGCTACCGAATTAGGATTAGATTTTGCTGATACTTTTAAGACTTCCATTTTTAGTACCCTCCTTTATAGTAAAGCAAAAATTATATAATTTTCATTGGTATATATTCGTTATTTGACCAGAAAATCCCTTTTTTTACATTAATAAAAATTCAAATAATTTAAATAAATTTAAAATAAAATGAACAGAGTAATTTATACAATTACTCTGTTCATTTTATTTGTTGAAAACTAGCACTCGACCGTCTTCCCTAATCCCTATTAAGCTATTATTTCCATGGTATTGCTTCTTCATGCTTTCAAGCATAGTTTCAATAACTTCTTCTTGCATAACCAAATCTTCCTCAAGCAAACTATCATTGTAATCTATTACTAGACGGTCTTGAAATTTGTCGCGTAATAGGGTAATAATAAGCGCTATCTCAGCCTTTGTCAATGAACAGACATCGCGGATAATATGCATCATTGTCATTTGTCCATATGTGCTAAATTCTATTTCTGCGATTTTCATGTTTGTATTCTCAAGTAAATGGTAAGCGCTGATACTATCGGTTAAAAGCTGCTTAAATTCCATACACTTAGTCTGTGTTGATAAATTAGACAATATGAAAGTTAACTTAAGAGAATTTGTTCTTGGGTCAAAATTTATTGTTCCAATTTCGGGATAGCACACTAAAATAGAAATCAGTAAATTTACGCCATCCGAAATGTTTTCATCATCTTGATGATATTTAGACATTAAAGGTTCACCATCCATTAGCAAAAATAAAAATGTTTTAGTAGACTATAAATATAGTTCTCTAGATATTAGATAAATCCTTTTTAAAATTAATGGAAGCAATGATCCCTGTTTAATCATAACCCCCCGTCAAATGGGTGGATTGCACTAAACCTTTTCAAGCGGTTGTCATTATGCGTTTTTCACATAAGGGCGTCTTTTTCGAATGATATAAAGGACAGATTTGGCAAGTAGGATATCCTGAACAGCTTGCTGTCGGTAATCATGAATACTATCCGTGTTTGTTGTACTAGGGCATGCATAAGACTTATGGTTTTGTTCAAGATAAATGACGTGAGCAACTTTAAAATTCAGGAAGTTTCACTTTTATTCATTTTCTTAAAAAAAATGTTGAGGTATTACCAGGTATGAAACTGGTTACCCCAACATTTATTATAGAACCTTATTATTTTGCATAATCGATAGCGCGTGTCTCACGAATTACAGTTACTTTTATCTGGCCTGGATACTCAAGCTCACTCTCGATTTTCTTTACAATATCGCGTACTAAACGAACAGACGAAAGATCATCAATCTTATCCGGCTTTACCATGATTCGGATTTCACGACCAGCTTGAATAGCAAAAGATTTATCGACACCTTCAAACGATTCAGCAATGTCCTCTAACCGAGTCAATCGTTTTAGATAGCTTTCAAGGCTTTCCCTACGTGCACCCGGTCGAGCAGCCGATACAGCATCGGCCGCGGCAATCAATACCGCTTGAACTGTTTTCGGTTCTTCATCTCCATGATGAGCTCCGATAGCATTTATCACTTCTGCTGACTCACGATATTTTTTTGCTAAATCAGCACCGATTGTTACATGAGGCCCCTCAACTTCATGGTCAACCGCTTTGCCAATATCGTGCAAGAGGCCTGCACGCTTGGCTAACATAATATCCACGCCGAGTTCCGCAGCCATTACCCCAGCTAAGTGGGAAACCTCTATTGAGTGTTTCAACACATTTTGACCATAGCTTGTACGGAATTTCAGTCGTCCCAAGAGTCTTATTAACTCAGGATGTAGTCCATAGACACCAGTTTCAAAGGTAGCCTGCTCACCAGCTTCTTTTATTCGCTGCTCAACCTCTTTTTGGGCCTTTTCTACCATTTCCTCTATTCGAGCCGGATGAATACGCCCATCAGTTATTAATTTTTCTAAGGCAATCCTGGCAACCTCACGACGTACTGGGTCAAAACCAGATAATATGACAGCCTCCGGAGTATCATCTATAATTAGATCAATACCGGTGAGAGTCTCTAAAGTACGGATATTTCGTCCTTCGCGGCCAATTATGCGGCCTTTCATCTCATCATTAGGCAATGCAACGACCGATACAGTTGTTTCAGCTACATGGTCAGCTGCACAGCGCTGTATAGCTAAAGAAATTATTTCACGAGCTCGTTTGTCCGCCTCTTCTTTTGCCTGTTGCTCTAGTTCTTTAATCATCATAGCAGTTTCATGCTTTATTTCTTCTTGAGCACTGGCAAGAAGCATATTTCTTGCTTCTTCTGATGTAAAGCCAGACAGTCTCTCTAATTCAGCTAATTGCTTAGTGTATAACTCATTGACCTTTTCCTGACTTTTGTCTAGCTCGATTTCTTTACGATTAAGTACTTCTTCTTTTTTCTCGAGCGAGTCAATTTTCCGGTCAAGATTTTCTTCTTTCTGTAGTAAACGACGTTCTAGACGCTGCAATTCGGAGCGGCGTTCCTTTGTTTCGCGATCGAGTTCGTTCCGCAATTTATGAATTTCCTCTTTCGCTTCGACAAGGGATTCTTTCTTTTTAGCTTCTCCTGCTCGTTCAGCATCTTCAATTATTTTTCTTGCAGCATCTTCAGCAGAGGAAATTTGGGCTTCAGCGCTTTTCTTGCGCGCAAAATAACCTATGCCGAATCCTAAAATAATAGCAATGATGGCCGTTAGCATACTTTCAATAATTTCCACCTCCTTTTTATTAAATTATAATAAGGGTAAAGCCGAGTATTGTACTCGGCTTTTAAAAGCACCTAACCATTACTCCCCTAAAGCAATGCTTTGTTCTCTTAAAAGAATTTTACAAAAATAATGCTACCTTGATATACGATTGACCAATATAATTGTAAATGTTTTTGAAAGTAGTGTCAAGTTAGCCATAATTTATTGTAAATGAAGCTTATGACAATTACATCATAGCCTTAGAGAATGAAAAATTAACCTAGGTAGTACACTCTAGGTTAATTATTACACTAGTAATTGAACTGGCAGAGAAACCCCTGCCAGCCAAGTACCTGCTTATCCGTACTTTATCAATTGTTTTAGCCTGCTTAAAACGCTTTCTCGCTATTTTGAGCGCTACTTCTGCCTCAGAGGAGAAGTCATATTCTTTGATAATATCACGAATAATGACTTCAGGTATCCCACGCTGTTTTAATTTCATAACAATAAAGTTTAGACTATACTTGCTACTTTTGCACAGGTTATCAAATAAGCACTCACAGAGCACTTTATCATTAATATAGCCGTTGTTAAGCAAGTAGCTAATTACTTCATCAATTAGAGCAACATCGAAACCTTTCAAAAATAATTTATGCCGTACCTCTTTTTCACTATAGGCACGAAGATTTAGCATACGTATAGCAGCCAACCTTACTGCTTGACTATTTTGCGACAGCATTGTCTTCAGCTGTGCTAGATGGTTGGGGAGCCGTTCCGACAATTAGGGCCTCTCGGATCTTCTTATCAATAGCAGCTGCAATATCAATATTTTCTTTTAAGAATTCTTTAACGTTCTCGCGCCCTTGACCTAATCTATTATCGCCATAGGAATACCATGCGCCGCTTTTGTTTATAATGTCGAGTTCTGTACCAAGGTCAACCAAGGTACCCTCATGAGATATGCCCTGGCCATACATAATATCAAATTCGGCCTGTTTGAATGGAGGCGCAACTTTATTTTTAACAACTTTAACTTTAGTGCGATTTCCCACAACCTCATTGCCTTGTTTCAAGCTTTCAGTCTTGCGCACTTCTAACCGAATGGATGCATAAAACTTAAGGGCCCGTCCACCAGTTGTCGTTTCAGGGTTGCCAAACATTACTCCCACTTTTTCACGAATCTGGTTTATAAAAATAGCAGTTGTACGTGATTTACTTATAATGCCGGTTAGCTTACGAAGTGCTTGCGACATAAGCCTGGCGTGCAAACCTACATGGGCGTCACCCATTTCACCCTCAATTTCCGCTTTAGGTACTAATGCTGCAACGGAGTCAACAACAATTATGTCTATTGCGCCGCTACGTACTAACGCATCTGCAATTTCCAAAGCTTGTTCACCATTATCGGGTTGGGAAATAAGGAGATTGTCTATATCAACACCTAGCTTTTTTGCATATACAGGGTCTAGTGCGTGTTCAGCATCAATAAATGCAGCAAAGCCGCCCATTTTTTGGGCTTGTGCAATTATATGTAAAGCGACTGTTGTCTTACCGGAAGATTCGGGTCCGTATATTTCGATTACCCTTCCTCTTGGTACACCGCCAACACCGAGAGCAACGTCTAATGATAAGGCCCCTGTTGGAATAACTTCAATATTCATCTTGGCTGCGGCCTCACCAAGTTTCATTATTGAGCCTTTTCCAAAATCCTTCTCAATCTGCCGCATGGCCATCTCCAACGCTTTTATTTTATCCATCATCTACCCCCCTCATATATATTTTACAAACATTTGTTCGTATAGTCAATAGAAATGTTGTATTTTGACGTTTGTTATCTTCCTCTAGCTATTTCTACATTGATTTTGTAACCTTTAATGGAACTTTTATGCATCACTGACAAGACTCTCTCAGCAACATCCTCTGGAACTTCCACAAATGTAAATTTATCATAGATATTAATAATACCAATAATATTTCCTGGAATATCCGCCTCGCTGGCAATGGTTCTTACAATATCCTCAGGCCTAATTTTTTGAGCTCTTCCAGCATTTATAAATAACCTTACCATGCCTGGTTGTGAGCCGTTATTAGCCAGCAATTGGCTTTGCTCGTCCGTCTTTTCCTTGAAGCCCTCTTGATACAACTTTAAGGAGGCGGCGGCAATATCAAGGGCATCATAAGCAGTCATTAAATCCGCTACTATAGTATGATAATCAGAAAATCTGTTTTGTTCAATGGTTTGCCTTAATCTGTTTTTAATTGTTTCACGCTGTCTGTCTAAAATATCAGCAGCAGAAGGCAGTTGTTTTCTAATGATGCGTGTTTTTACCTGTTTTTCAATAATTTTTAATTGACGGTATTCGCGCGGTTCAATGAATGTGAATGCTATACCCTTTTTGCCAGCACGGCCGGTACGTCCAATACGATGAACATATGATTCCGGATCTTGCGGAATGTCATAATTAATGACATGGGTTATATCTTCTATATCCAAACCACGCGCTGCGACATCAGTTGCCACTAGGATTTCCAGTTTGCCTTCCCGGAATTTTTTCATTACTCTATCCCGCTGCGCTTGACTTAAATCGCCATGCAGTCCATCAGCCATATAGCCTCTAGCCTGCAATGAGGCTACTAACTCATCAACGCCTTTTTTAGTCCGGCAAAAAACAATCAATTTACCAGCCGTTTCAATGTCAATCACACGGCACAAACCTTCGAGCTTTTCGCGAGTTTCATAATAGAATTGATCAATTAAAGGAATAGTTAGCTGTTCTTTGCTGATAGTAATATTATGTGGATCATTCATGTACTTACGGGCTAAATTTAATATAGCCATAGGCATAGTCGCTGAAAAAAGCAAGGTTTGCCTTCCTTCGTCTGGTATGCTCTGCATTATGTCTTCAATATCTTCAATAAAGCCCATATCGAGCATTTCATCGGCTTCGTCTAGAACTAGCATTTTAACATGATCTAATTTTATTGTTTTGCGGCGTATATGATCAAGCAATCGACCAGGAGTGCCAATGACTACTTGGACTCCGAACTTTAAAGCTTTTATCTGCCTATCTATTGACTGACCGCCATAAACAGGAACAGTCTTGATCCGTTTAAATCTGCCGATTTTTGCCAGTTCTTCCGACACTTGAATAGCAAGTTCGCGTGTCGGTGTAAGAACTAAAGCTTGTATATGACGGCTATCTGCTGATACCCTCTCCATTATCGGAATACCAAAAGCAGCAGTTTTTCCTGTTCCTGTCTGCGCCTGACCAATAACATCGAAACCCTCAAGTACAAGTGGAATAGTCTGAGTCTGAATTGGTGAAGGTTCTTCAAAACCCATTTCGGCAATCGCATTATATACTTTTTTACTTATTTGAATATTTCCAAACAAACCACTATCCTTCAATGTTTGATCCCCCTATATTGTTAGAGCATATCTTCTTATTATATCAAGAACTGCTTGAGATGTCCGATATTTTATATCGACCCTATCGCCGGAAAAATTATATTTCTCGCATAAGCTGCCTTTGACACCATCAATAGCCACATATACAAGACCAACCGGTTTCAAATCAGTCGCCCCGCCGGGACCGGCTATACCGGTTACACCCACCCCAACATCTGCTTTAAATTTGTTTTTTATCCCAATGGCCATAGCTTTAGCTGTTTCTAGGCTAACAGCTCCATAATTCTCAATTATCGCACGCGGAACACTAACCTCATTAACTTTTATTTCGTTGCTATAACAAACTATTGATCCTATTAAATAGTCTGAACTACCGGAAATATCGGTAAGCCGACTGCTGACCAAGCCTCCGGTACATGATTCAGCAAGCGCAAGGCTAAGTTTTTTCTTTTTTAACAATTCACTGACAACTGCTTCCATTGTCTCCCCGTCAACAGCAAAGATATATTGACCTACAATACCTCTAATACGTTTTTCAATGTCAGCTATTAAACTAAGCGCTTGTTCTTTAGTTTCAGCTTGAGCAGTTATCCGAATTTGTATTTCGCCTTTTTTAGCCAAAAGCGCGAGAGTGGGATTTGTCTGATTGACAATAAGCTCTCTAATCTCTTCCTCAAGAAGTGACTCTCCTATACCCGATGTATGCAAAACCTTAGAGACAATAACACCCTGAAGACCAAATTTACTCGTCAAATAGGGTTTTATCGAGGATAGAAACATGTGTTCTAACTCATGAGGCGGTCCAGGTAGATTTATAATTACTTTATTGTTCTTTTCACAGATTATCCCCGGCGCTGTACCTTTCTCATTATTTACTACCAGTGATCCCTCAGGAAGCATAGCTTGCCTTTTATTATTTTCCGGCATATTAACTTGCCGATAAGCAAAATAATCTCTTATCTTTTGCAAACTTGGTTCATGAAGGATTAGGGAACAATCAACGATTTTAGCTGTTACTTCCTTTGTAATATCTCCCTGCGTAGGACCCAATCCCCCGGTAGTGATAACTATATCAGCTCTAGATAATGCTGTCCTTATTACTTTCTCCATTCGTTCCCGGTTATCGCCTACCACCGATTGAAATAATACATTGAACCCCATTGCGTTTAACTGTTTTGCTAAAAAAGGAGCATTTGTATTTAGAATTTGTCCAAGTAGCAACTCCGTTCCGGTACTTACTAATTCAACGATCATTTTTATTGTTCACCTCCCAACATAGTTGAGTTTCTAAAAAGAAAATAGCAGGACATACGCCACTACTATTTTGATAATTTCTTATTTGCAATTATACCTATTAGTCGATTTTTTCGGCTACAAGATCATACGTGAACCCTTGGACAACGCGAACCTTTATTACATCCCCAGGCTTAGTATCATGAGCACCCTCTACATAGATATAACCGTCGACATCAGGCGCCTCACGATATGATCGGCCAAAAACCAGCCCAGGCTGTTCAGGGTTAGAACCTTCGATGAGCACATCAAATACACTGTCTTCTATGTCTTGGTTCATTTGTTCAGATATTTGACACTGTAACGCCATTAACTCGTGATAACGTTCCTGTTTTACTTCATCGGAAATCTGGTTAGGCAAGGCCGCCGCTATGGTATCTTCTTCGCGCGAATAGGTAAAAATACCTACCCGATCAAATTTTTGCTCCGCTAAAAATTGCTTTAGTGTCTCGAAGTGGACTTCACTTTCCCCAGGGAAACCAACGATAAAGGAGGTTCGAATAGTTACTCCGGGGATTTTCCCCCTTAGCTTAGTAAGCAGTGCTTCAATTTCTGCCTTGCTATCACGGCGATGCATCGCTTTTAAAATATCATTATGAATGTGCTGCAAAGGCAAGTCAACATATTTGCAAATTTTAGGTTCATTAGCTATCAAATCAATTAGATCATCTGAAAAGTATTTTGGGTAGCAATATAATAGTCTTATCCATAAGATTCCATCCGTCTTTACCAGTTCTCTAAGCAGCTCGGTCAGCCTTGGTTCACCGTAAATATCTTTGCCGTAGCTAGTAGTGTCCTGAGCTATTAAATTAATTTCTTTAACTCCACGTGAAACTAGTGTTCTGACCTCAGCAAGAATTGACTCAATAGGGCGGCTTCTAAACTTGCCTCTCACACTGGGAATAACGCAATATGAGCAGCAATTGCTGCAACCTTCGGCGATTTTAACATAAGCGCTATAAAACGGCGTAGTGGTAATACGCGACATCTTCTCGTCATAAATAGTATTGATATCATCAATTAATAAAACGCGATTACCAGCCAAAACAGCATCTACTGCCTCACCAATTCTGTGCCACGCACCAGTGCCTATGATAGCGTCTATTTCCGGCAGTTCATCAAGCAACTCCTGTTGATAACGCTGTCCTAAGCAACCTGCTACGATAATTGCACGACATTTACCTTCTGTTTTAAACTCACTCATTTGCAGTATTGTCGATATTGATTCTTCCTTTGCTGAATCAATAAAGGTGCAGGTATTGATGATAAGTATATCGGCTTGGTGTGGATCATCGGTAATTGGAATCTTTCTATCTGCAAGCGCTCCAAGCATAATTTCGGTATCAACAAGATTTTTGGCACAGCCAAGGCTAATGAAACCGGCCTGAATCATAAAGACTTCCTCCTAATGTCATTAATTATTTTGAGCTTATTCTTACCGTCTGAATCCATTTATCGAGCAATCTATGCTTCTGTTCTAAGGTTACAATCTCCTTATTTTCTAATAGCTCGATGTTCTTTTGGTTAAATTCTTTATACT
Coding sequences within:
- a CDS encoding sulfite exporter TauE/SafE family protein produces the protein MVIAVSILAGLAAGILSGLLGVGGGIVLVPMMVFILGVSQHIAQGVSLLVIIPTAASGLWHLHKEKLVDYKTAALLSLGAIAGAMLSANFVQSLPAAELKKIFGVFVIIMGGRMIFAKPRAKAENK
- a CDS encoding translation initiation factor 2: MEGDICLIEELRKRIRELEDKVEALRISRRVLMNLIESLENERREQLLILETKNERLKKSNCRYARIIMYRNLRITELEQKLENFSRST
- a CDS encoding stage V sporulation protein S, with the translated sequence MEVLKVSAKSNPNSVAGALAGVLRERGGAEMQAIGAGALNQAVKAVAIARGFVAPHGVDLICIPAFTDILIDGEERTAMKLIIEPR
- a CDS encoding leucyl aminopeptidase, which encodes MVRSLQIACANVLPGEVFCDTLIIGLLDETLNSVEMARAYGNPLATLLSLMVRDQPECCQLAETTIIHNTADYGSKRIVIIGLGKKDKLTLDKIRELSAIAIRVAKKLKSRTVATAIYRNHHNLSDAAISIIQGAILGSYEFNNYKTDAKSNIIEKIILVGPDLPSDQEWLLTLNNAKVIADSVNFARDLTNHPSCYMNPSQMASIAQDIASQFGFEINVLDKGDMEKHKMYAMLAVAQGSTTPPKMITLKYIGNQQSNDLIAFVGKGITFDSGGISLKPSEKMGDMKGDMAGGAAVLAAMQAIGHLKPKVNILAIIPCTENMPSGHAFKPGDVICSMSGKTIEIISTDAEGRLLLADAVTYARKLGATRIIDLATLTGACVVALGNITSGLISNNDGWSKEILRASKQTGEKMWLLPSYDDYLNQIKSDIADLKNSGGRMAGTITAGVFIKQFVGDLPWVHIDIAGTSDIDKVSGYNVKGATGVGVRTLVQIAQNLSTNAC
- a CDS encoding PHP domain-containing protein, with protein sequence MPADLHIHTTASDGRLSPEEVLIKAAECGLSFIAITDHDTIDGLISLKDFCLNHSPVVIPGIEFSIDMPDHEVHLLGYYIDPFDAQLQKQLISITNDRRQRIEKIVTKLNDLGYNITKEEVLKSTKATASIGRPYIARILVEKGYFQTVGDAFEKLLCKNGPGYVPHYKLKPQQAIKLINGAGGIAVLAHPGLIGDESIVLRMIEYGVCGLEVYHPKHNQEQRNKYLQLAKRYKLIVTGGSDFHGIPSRYPEKLGEFTVPNALALSLQRHSQALK
- a CDS encoding sulfite exporter TauE/SafE family protein, which encodes MLQKLKIVGFGLGAGILSGLLGVGGGIILVPILVSLLGFAQHNAHATSLAVIVPTAIVSSVVYSYHGNIDVVLAITLAAGSIVGAGLGAKWMKHIPAAQLKRMFGALLVIVGVRMLWS
- a CDS encoding Asp23/Gls24 family envelope stress response protein; the encoded protein is MEVIALVGPSGTGKSHRALIVAHEYNIDTIVDDGLLIKDSKIVAGHSAKKEPSKIRAVKRAIFMEEDHAREVCEAIERVKPERMLILGTSKNMVEKIVSVLGLPSIHKVINIEDIATPAEIAKARESRLKEGKHIIPVPTIELKPHFSGYLIDPLEIFFKKTQSKKRRKLGEKSIVRPTFSYYGKLLISDAVISAIVDYVAVSEPAITRTGQIQIKNFQEKEKGISITFDVTIKYGFSLREVVATAQKRVKDVVEYMTGLLVNEVNVAVKRLTID